The Oscillatoria acuminata PCC 6304 genomic interval TATGCACCGGGCCACTTAGGAGTTGCTTGAAGATGATACGTTTTACGGCGAAATTCCAGGGTTTCCTGGGGTCTATGCTAATGCCGAAACCCTGGAATCCTGTAGAGACTTATTGCAGGACGTCTTGGAAGGCTGGATTATCTTAGGATTGCGATTGCAGCATAACTTCCCACCTATCGAGGGCATCGATTGAGGAGTGATAAGCAACGTTAGGAAATGCCCGCAAGTCATCCGGGATTTAATAGATTTGGCTACCTACATCGCCGAAGATAACTTGGATGCGTCTGATCGCTTTCTAGCGGCGGCAGAAAGTACCTTCGCCTTTTTCTAGACAAAGCGATCGCCTCATTCACTTCTAATTCAAGGTTACTTTAAATCCCCGATGCTTTCTCTCACTTATCATCCCAACTCCGGATAGCGAGCTTGAATCTGGGCGATGGTAAAGACGGCGCGAAACTTTAATCCCTCTTTTCATTTATTGCAACTATTGCAACAGCAGTATAACTTTGAGGAACGCGGGGTGATCGAGATTAAAGGCAAAGGAGAAATGAAAACCTATTTTCTCACAGAACGCAATTTTTCTGCCCTCTAAATGTTGCCCGATCATTTCACAAAATCGTGTAAAACAGAAAAAAAAATGAGGCGATCGCTGGGTAAAAAGCCCTAGAATGCCCTAGACTCGCCTTTTTCTTACTTAAATGCCTTTCTCAATGTGTCCATGAATGTGCTACAATGATTTAACCAGGGGGCATCTCGCCCGGGGGTCTGCTCAAGGACACCCTATTTTCCGCATTACTTTTTCAGCAAACCCGCATGGAAAATTAACAACATGGAATCGACTCAACCTTGGAATCTACTGGAAGAAGCCTTTGAGATCATTAACATTCAACCTATAGTCGTAGATGCCACTCAGCCCGTTTTGACCTACAAAAGCGCGGATGACCCCAATATTCCCGGTGATAATGAAATTCCTGCGGAATTGTGGCCTGACTATGTTGTTGAGCCCCCCTACATTAAAAATACCACCCGGAACTTAGAGTTCAATGAATCCCAATTTATAGCGTCACCCGGGGAACCCTTGGGAAGTACCAGCTATATCACCACCCCCGATGGATATACCTGGGCTTTCATGTCTGAAGCCATCAATACGATGTGGCCCTATAATCAGGCAGACTATGAAGGAATTGCGGCCCAAAGTTCCTTTCATGCAGGCAATTTTGTCATTCAACCCCTCCCTGGTGTGGTCAAGGTTACAGCCAACTTCAAAGGACAAAATCTGAAATTTTGGGCCAATGAAAACGGCGTGGCCCCTGGAACACCTGATGCTGTCCCCCTCGATCGCTATTTTGTCTCGGATCAATGGGGGAATGAATATATTATGCACGCCTCGGGGGAATCCGACCCCAGTCAAGTGGCGAGTGCTTTTGAAGCGTCGGTTCTACCGGAAGGATGGACTAAAGAAGTCCGGCAACTCTCGGAAGATTTAATCCTGACTCCCGCCGAAGGCGCAGATGGGACATTTCATTATGTGGTCATTCGTGATAGTGCGGACAACACTTATCACCAAGTCAAATGGTCGGATACCGGATCCCTGGCCGCACAAACCGAAAAGATGCCGATTTGGGGGGGTCAAGGGAATAATACTTTAGCTGGAGATGTGGGAGGAATTTGGGATGATCTGATGCATGGTGCCGGTGGAGACGATATTTTAATTCCGGGATTGGGGAATGATACAATCTGGGGGGATGCGGGTATCGATACCGTGGTCCTGCCCGGTCGTCGCGCCGATTATGCGGGGAGTGATGCGTCTGAAGACCTGACCTATCTGGCGATTACGGGGCTCGGATATACGAAACAACTCCATCATGTGGAACGGTTGCAGTTTGACGATGAAACCGTAGCAGTCGCCGACTTTCTCGAAAATAGCCCTCCCCCCAGTGCCGACTCTGCGGCAACGGGTCCGGTTCGTCCTGTTGCCTTTCGGTTGTATGACCCGATGACGGGCAATCATGTCTTTACTGCCTCTTTCCCCGAAGCCAATACGTTTGTTGCTCAGGGGTGGGAATTTGAATCGATTCCTTTTGCCGTAAATCCCCAAGACCCTTCTGCTCAGAACGTTTATCGGCTGTATCATCCCACCCAAAACGGGTATTTGTTAACAATGTCTGAATTGGAACGCAATCAGGCGATCGCTCTAGGATATGTAAATCAAGGAATTGCTTTTACTGCCTTGGATCAACCCTCGTCCCTGGGTTCCGATCCGGTGTATCGATTTTTCTCCCCAGCTTCTACGGGTCACCTATACACCACCTCCACTTTAGAACAGGAACAGTTGTCCGCCTTGGGCTATCAATTTGAGGGTGTTGCCTTCTATGCTTCTTCTTTCACCTAATTCCCCCCTTGTCAGCTTGTCTCGTCAAATAGCCAACTGGGGAACTTAGGATTTAATGCGTCTGTTGAACTCACACTAACAGCGCGGCTAGTTTGGAGGGGTGGGACCGCCCTGCCCACTCCAAACATTGATTGTTTTACAGGCGATCGCCCGAGCTTTTAACTGAAGGTGGGATCAAATCTTCACTTATCTCTCTCCCCTTCTCACTTATAATCCCAACTCCTGATAGCGAGCTTGAATCTGAGCGATCGTAAAAACGGCGCGAAACTTTAATCCCTCTTTTTGATACAACTCGGCCCCCCCTTGTTCGCGATCGACCAGGGAAATCACTTCCTCTACTTTGTACCCCGCGTCACGCAAACGGTGAACCGCTTTCATGGCGGAGGCCCCAGTGGTGACCACATCTTCTAGGACCACAACCTCGGTCCCAGGAGCTAGTTCGGGTCCTTCGATATAGGCTTGGGTCCCATGTCCCTTGGCTTCTTTACGAACGATTAGGGCCGGAATGGGTCGTTTTTCGTAGGCAGAGACAACGCTAACGGCGGTGACAATCGGGTCAGCGCCCAAGGTTAACCCGGCGACTGCCAGGGTTTCTGGGGAGAGCATGGAGAATAGGACTTGACCCGTGAGGAGTGCGCCGATCGCGTGGAGGGTGACTTGTTTGCCATTGATATAGTAGCGGCTGCTTTGGCCGGAGGATAGGGTGAAGTCCCCCTCGCGATAAGCTAACTGGCAGAGTAAATCCAGAAGCTGTTGGCGTTGGTCGTTTAAATCGTTAGGGTGAACTGAGACCGATGTCTCATCCAATCCTTGAGTAATCTCGGTCATGGTTAATTGTAGTGACAGGAGGAAAATTTCAGCCGATAATTATTTTATCGTGGAAGTTGAGCTAATATCGAACCAAAAGGTGAGGAGAAAATTCATGAGACTCCAGTTAAAAAGCGCAGTCGGGGTGTTGGCACTCCTAGGCGCGTCTGTGGTGGTGGCACCAGAGGCAGTCGCTCAAAGCCAACCTCGAAACATTGCTGAACAATTTGAGGAGGCTTTCTTTCGTAGTTCTGATACGTTTTACCAGAATCGCTCAATTTTTGACCAAATCAGTTTTTATCTGCTGCCGATGACTTATCCCGAAAGACAGGCGGAACGGGATGCGGAACGGATCAACAAACTCTATCATGCCGTGATGGAGGTCCAAAACTCTAGCGATCCTGTTCTTAGAACCCCTGACTTGCCCAACCCCTTTGACGAGTCTTTGCTGACGCTGCCCAGTTATACCCCAAGCGGAGTCCCTTTTAATCCTCTAAACGAAATCCTACCTCTGCGGTAAGCAGAAAATAGGGGCAGTCTATAGACTGCCCCGACAAAGGGGGTGAACTCGCGAAATTGACGTGAGTTTTGAATGGATAACGGGCGATCGCCCAGAATAAGTGGGGTTCGTTTCCGATTCCCGTTTTCTTCTTTAATCGGCAGTGCAGGAGTTGAACCTGCCTAAGGCGAATTAGTTGCCTAAACTTAGGAGTTACCTTCTAAGCTCGGCTGCCAAACCGGACTTACACCTTTCAATGTATCCGGCTTTAAGCTAGGTGGGGAGTTCCTTTGGGACTGGCCCCGCATCATGTTATGGATTTCATCGTGGCAGTGCAGGTGCACCAATGTTTTATTGGTCTTTTTATTATTTTCCCTGTTGCCGTCGATGTGATGGACCTCTATTGGGTCTTCTACATAAAACGGAAGCCCACAGTGTGAACATTTCCATTCTTGGCTTTTTAATCCCCTTTTTATGTCTTTTGGACATAAAGGGTGGCTCCCTCTGCGTTTTGCCCAGAACACCCAATCTCCGTCGTAGGGGCTTCTTGTCCCTTGTACTTTGATGTACTGTTCATAGTCAAACTCGTATAGAGTTACCGCCAAGTGTAGATAGTTATCTTCCTTCCATCCGAAATTCCAGGCTGAAGTTTTAGATTTATGAAAAATCTTGCTTGCAATGTAACCGTTTCCTCTTTGAGCGAACTTTTTCTGTCCCCAATTTAAGTAGACTGGGTACAAATCATGTTGCAGCTTTCTGAAGATTTCGCCTGAACTATCGCCTGTTTTAAAGTAGTTTGCCCACCCTCTTACGAACCAGTTGTGCCTTTTTAGCATTTCTGCCGGGGGCATACTGTGTCCCGTTTTGAGTATGGTTTTTACCTGTTTGCGGAACTTTTTTATGGATTCTTCTGACGGTTGAACCCTTGTTCGCTGCATCAGTTTCTTTCCATGTGCGTTAGTTCCACATTTATGTTTTCCTACCTCGTAACTTCGGATGTTGAACCCTAGAAAATCGAATCCTGGTTTCTGACCCTCAACTTCTTTTATGGTGTGCGCTATTCGGGTTTTATTCTCATTGAGCTTTAACCCTATTGTTGCTAACCATTTTTCTGTTTCGGATTTGGCTTCCTGAATTACTTCTAGTTTTTCATGAAGGATTACGAAGTCGTCTGCGTACCTTATTGTTCTAGCTTCACTCCATTCTTTCATTTTCCCTTTTTCTTGCCCTTTGCGGGTGCGGAATGTCGGGAATTTGTCTGCTATGTGTGTCTCAAGCCCGTGGAGAGCTATGTTTGCTAGTAAAGGTGAAATGACGCCTCCGGTTGGGGTCCCTGATTCGGTTTTGTAAAATACGTCTCCTTTCATGATTCCAGATTTGAGCCATGCTCTTACCTGGTTTTCCATGATCGGAAAGGTATTTAACTTACCTATTAGCGCCTCATGGTCGATGTTATCAAAGCAACCTTTTAGGTCAGCATCCAGTATGTATTTACTTTGGCGTCTGACTTGCAGTTCGATCGCGATTATGGCATCGTGGCAGCTTCTTCCGGGCCTAAATCCGTATGAGTTAGGCTCGAATTTGGCTTCCCATTCAGGTTCTAGGGCTAATTTGGCTAGTGCCTGCTTCGCCCTGTCCTCTATGGTGGGAATACCTAAAGGTCGCGTCTCCTTCTTGCCCGGATTGGGGATTTCTACCCTTAAAAGGGGAGTAGCCTTACCATCCAGTCTTAAGGTTTCTGCCAGTTTTATGCGTTCGGATGGGTCAAGGTTTTTGATTCCATCTACGCCTGCTGTGGCTTTTCCCTTGTTTTCCTGTGTTACTCTTCTGACTGCTAAGAGTCGGGCCGAGTAAGAGGTGATTAGGGTTTTCTGCAACCTTACCTTGAAGGCGGTGTTTCCATCTTTTGATGCTGCATAGATTTGATTTTGTAGTTTTGTCACTTTCGTTTGGACTTTCGCCCAATCTATTTGTGACCATTCCGTTTTCACCTTGGACATAACTACTCATCGCATCCAATTTTCCTAGCTACCTACCTTTCTGCATATCCCAGGCGTTACTCTGGGCTTTGGCTTTTTGTAGGTTCCTTCACCTGTCCTTCCGTTCCTTAGCTGGAACCCCTTGATTAGGGTCGGAGGAATTAGCAGGTTTCCCGCTTATCTTTCTTCACATTTTGACAACTTAGGGGCCTCCTTTAGCCGGGAGAGTGTTTTAGGGCCATCTCTGAGCTACTCACGGCTCAGTTTCCTTACTCTCTTGTTCTTTTGAACCCAGGGGGTGCATACCCTTACCCTGGTGCATCTGACCAGCTTTTATGCGGAGGTTCACTTTCGTTCCCCATATTGCCTCCCTCTCCCGTTCTTTCCCGGGGGTCTCCGGTACTAGGTGGGATTTATACCCTGGCTTGTTAATCCCTGAGTTTGCTAGTCTCAGGAACCGGGTATTGGAGTCTCCCGATGGACTGGGAGGAAGGATTTTCACCTTCATGTGTAGCAAGCGTCGCGTCGCACTGAGTTCGCTGCCTCATCCGCTCGGCCAACTGCCGTCTTTTTCTTTTTTATCGATTTTAGCAGACTCTTGCCAGAATCGTTGGGAAATTTGCTTTTCCGATGACTCCCAAACCAGGGAATTCAGGGCAAAGCAACAAACCATCGTCAAAATTATAACCCCTGGGGATGTAACCTGTCTAGGGGTAAAGTGTAACCGGGGAGATCATCAGTGGGAGCCAAGGGGGGAAACGATTCGATGAGAACCTGATGGAATAAAAAAATAGGGATTAAAATCGAGATGCCTGGGTTTATCTAGGGCGAGTGCGATTTTCCCCCCGGGAAATGCTAGGTGCTCTTGAAGCTAGAAAATAAGTCGATATTGCGGCGATCGCATAAGAGTAAAGAAGAAACACAAACTATGAAAGTTAACCCAACTGTCATCCTGACGTTTTTGCTGTTATCTATGATGTTTGGTGCCGGGGCCTTGAGTGCCTCCCTAGGATTAGAGTTAGGCAAAGCTGCGCTCAAGGAAGTAACTCAGCCTGACGTCCGTCCGAATACCTCGGGAGAGTCAAATTCCCCGGCGACAGGGAAGGGTCAAGGATTGAAACTCTTGAAAGAAGACGAAGTGATCAAAACCGTCAAGGCGAGAATGTCGGGCAAAGAAGTGGAACCGGAACCCGCCCAAACGAAAGCGGTGGAACCGGCAGCAGACCAGTCCGCAGAAGCCAAAGCTGCGGAAGAACCGAAGAAAGACGAGCGGTTTCCTATCGCCACTCAAGACCAGGACGTGAGTTTGGAGGTCACTGGGGTGCGGCGACAAGGGTCTGCTCTGTTGCTGGATGTCAGTTTAAAAAATGAAGGTTCGCGATCGGTCCAGTTTCTGTACAGTTTCTTGAATGTGACCGATGATAAGGGCCGATCGCTGAGTGCGACAACGGAAGGATTGCCGGGAGATTTGCCCCCAAGTGACGAGAGCTATTCCGGGACCGTCAGCATTCCCACGGCATTGCTGGAAAATGCCCAGAAACTGTCCTTAACCTTGACGGATTATCCCGATCAGGAGCTTGAACTCAAAATGTCGGAGATTCCGGTCCAATAAACTGGAGACTCTTGTCCGGAGATAGGCCCTCTAATCAACCCTAGCATTGGGTTTAAATTAGGGGGAGGTTGTGGCATCGCAACCGGGACTACTTTCGGTGAGTTCCAGTTACGGTGCAAAGCGCTCAACGTTAGAATAGGTAATCCAAATGTTTCAAGATGAGTTGCGGTGGTGCGTTCTTTAAGCTATTTTTCTGCGTTGAGTGGGATGGTGACCCTAGGGGTCGTGGGATTGCAGTCGGATCTGGCGATCGCGAGTCATGTAGCGGTGGTGGTCCCGGGGAGTTCCCTTCAGACCTGGCAAGATATCGCACTGCGCTTGCTTGCGGTATTTGGACTGATTGCCATTAATGCTTTTTTCGTGACTACGGAATTTGCGATTGTGTCCGTGCGGCGATCGCGGATTAATCATTTGGCCGATAATGGCGACCTGCAAGCCAAAATTGTCCAGCATCTCCATCGCAATATCGAGCGTCTGCTGTCTACGACTCAGTTAGGCATTACCCTCTCCAGTCTGGCCCTGGGCTGGATTGGCGAAAATACGATGGCGGTTTTAGTGGCCGAATGGATTGTCTGGTTGCCGATTCGACCGGAGATTACTCAGGTGATCGCTCATTCCCTAGCAATCCCGATCGCCTTTTTAATCGTGGCTTATTTGCAAATTGTCCTCGGGGAATTGTGTCCCAAAACCTTGGCATTGCTCTATTCTGAGCAACTGGCTCGACTCCTGGGTCCCCCGAGTTTGGCGATCGCCCGATTTTTTCATCCCTTTATCTGGATCCTGGACCGCTCAACCCGCTGGCTCCTTAGTCTAGGGGGTATTCGCTTTAACTCGCAGGCTTGGTCCAATCGCATCACTCCCGAAGAGTTACAGCTCATTATCGCCACGGAACGCGAATCCACAGGATTAGAAGCCGAGGAGCGAGAACTGCTCAATAATGTGTTTGAATTTGGGGAAGTCTGTGCTCGGGAAGTGATGGTGCCTCGGACGAGCATTCATGGGATCTCTTATGATGCCACCTTTCAAATGTTGCTCAATGAGGTCGTGAGTACGGGTCACTCCCGTTATCCCGTGATCGGGGAATCCTTAGATGATGTTCGCGGTATCATCTATTTTAAAGAATTGGCCGCACCTTTAGCCCAGGGAGTCCTCACCCCAGATAGTCCCCTAGCACCCTGGATTCGTCCGGCGCGGTTCGTTGCCGAATATACTCCTTTAAGCGAGTTGTTGCCGATCGTTCAGCGATCGCAACGACCGATGGTCATGGTGGTGGATGAATTTGGCGGAACTGCCGGTTTAGTCACCATTAGTGATTTAGTGGCTCAAATTATTGGCGAGGGCCCCGAACTCTCCGATTCTGAAGAGTTAACCATCCAAATGGTCGATGAGCAAACTTGGATGGTCCAAGCTCAATTGAACTTGGAAGAAGTCAATGAATTGCTCAATTTTGATTTACCCCTGACGGATGAATATCAAACCCTAGGCGGTTTCCTCCTCTATCAGTTCCAAAAAATCCCAGCGGAGGGGGAAACCCTCCTCTACGATAATTTGGAATTTACGGTGGTCTCGACAGAAGGCCCTCGTTTGAACCAAATTCGGATTTATCGTCCAGAAGTGACGAACCCTATCTCATCTAACCTAGACTCATTTGACTCCTTGCCCACGGATTTAGATCTGAATGCCCCTGAGCAGGATTCTGCTTCCTCAGCATCGGATTTCGATCTCGATGAGTCTGACCAACAATCCTCCTCTGCATCCCGCGATTTTGATCGGGAGGAGGACGAATTGCTCCTGTCTTCTTCACAGCATTTCGATTTCTATGAAGATGAGAATCAGGATGAGGATGAGGATGAGGAGTCACTCCCCTCTTCCCCACCAGAGTTAGATCTTGATGATCATTAGAACTTGTGTTTAAGCGCCAGATCCAATTCAAGATTTCATCTTGCTGAAAATATTCTGATGTGACAGAACTTTTCATTCCACCATTGCTGGCGTTTGAACTTCATCTAATAATCCATCTGAACCTTTTTTCGGTTTAGGCATTCGTTTAATGTAATCTCGAATTACTTCTGACATTGAAAGTTCACGCCGTTCAGCTTCTGCTTTCAGGCGGTCTAATTCTTGAGTATTTAATCGAATCCTAAGCATATAATCTCTAGCCATGTCGTTCTTTTCGTTGCTACAACAATTCTAGGTTAACAATTAGGCTGAGAATATGACAACAAACCAGAGGAAGATGATAATTTAAAAAAAAGTTAGAGGGGAAATAGCTGGTTATGATTCTCCAGATAGAGGAAGCTCTGTCTAAGGGGTCCGCAACGGTGTAAAACTCTACTTTTTGATGTGGCTTTTCAGGCCAGCCGATTCGGGCGGACAACAAAGCTGGGAAAGGATTTCGGAAAGATTTGGCCTTTCCCTAACCGAGTCCCTGGTTTAGGGCCTAATTTCGGCTTTAGACTTTAACATTTTAAATCCTGCAAGCAAAGGCAACCCTCTATCTTAAGGAATGGTTTTTCTCTTTTGCTATCACAGTGAACTGCCTAGCTGTGGCT includes:
- a CDS encoding hemolysin family protein, producing the protein MVRSLSYFSALSGMVTLGVVGLQSDLAIASHVAVVVPGSSLQTWQDIALRLLAVFGLIAINAFFVTTEFAIVSVRRSRINHLADNGDLQAKIVQHLHRNIERLLSTTQLGITLSSLALGWIGENTMAVLVAEWIVWLPIRPEITQVIAHSLAIPIAFLIVAYLQIVLGELCPKTLALLYSEQLARLLGPPSLAIARFFHPFIWILDRSTRWLLSLGGIRFNSQAWSNRITPEELQLIIATERESTGLEAEERELLNNVFEFGEVCAREVMVPRTSIHGISYDATFQMLLNEVVSTGHSRYPVIGESLDDVRGIIYFKELAAPLAQGVLTPDSPLAPWIRPARFVAEYTPLSELLPIVQRSQRPMVMVVDEFGGTAGLVTISDLVAQIIGEGPELSDSEELTIQMVDEQTWMVQAQLNLEEVNELLNFDLPLTDEYQTLGGFLLYQFQKIPAEGETLLYDNLEFTVVSTEGPRLNQIRIYRPEVTNPISSNLDSFDSLPTDLDLNAPEQDSASSASDFDLDESDQQSSSASRDFDREEDELLLSSSQHFDFYEDENQDEDEDEESLPSSPPELDLDDH
- a CDS encoding adenylate/guanylate cyclase domain-containing protein — encoded protein: MVKTARNFNPSFHLLQLLQQQYNFEERGVIEIKGKGEMKTYFLTERNFSAL
- a CDS encoding ribbon-helix-helix protein, CopG family, producing the protein MLRIRLNTQELDRLKAEAERRELSMSEVIRDYIKRMPKPKKGSDGLLDEVQTPAMVE
- the ltrA gene encoding group II intron reverse transcriptase/maturase → MSKVKTEWSQIDWAKVQTKVTKLQNQIYAASKDGNTAFKVRLQKTLITSYSARLLAVRRVTQENKGKATAGVDGIKNLDPSERIKLAETLRLDGKATPLLRVEIPNPGKKETRPLGIPTIEDRAKQALAKLALEPEWEAKFEPNSYGFRPGRSCHDAIIAIELQVRRQSKYILDADLKGCFDNIDHEALIGKLNTFPIMENQVRAWLKSGIMKGDVFYKTESGTPTGGVISPLLANIALHGLETHIADKFPTFRTRKGQEKGKMKEWSEARTIRYADDFVILHEKLEVIQEAKSETEKWLATIGLKLNENKTRIAHTIKEVEGQKPGFDFLGFNIRSYEVGKHKCGTNAHGKKLMQRTRVQPSEESIKKFRKQVKTILKTGHSMPPAEMLKRHNWFVRGWANYFKTGDSSGEIFRKLQHDLYPVYLNWGQKKFAQRGNGYIASKIFHKSKTSAWNFGWKEDNYLHLAVTLYEFDYEQYIKVQGTRSPYDGDWVFWAKRRGSHPLCPKDIKRGLKSQEWKCSHCGLPFYVEDPIEVHHIDGNRENNKKTNKTLVHLHCHDEIHNMMRGQSQRNSPPSLKPDTLKGVSPVWQPSLEGNS
- a CDS encoding type II toxin-antitoxin system HicB family antitoxin; amino-acid sequence: MLEDDTFYGEIPGFPGVYANAETLESCRDLLQDVLEGWIILGLRLQHNFPPIEGID
- the pyrE gene encoding orotate phosphoribosyltransferase yields the protein MTEITQGLDETSVSVHPNDLNDQRQQLLDLLCQLAYREGDFTLSSGQSSRYYINGKQVTLHAIGALLTGQVLFSMLSPETLAVAGLTLGADPIVTAVSVVSAYEKRPIPALIVRKEAKGHGTQAYIEGPELAPGTEVVVLEDVVTTGASAMKAVHRLRDAGYKVEEVISLVDREQGGAELYQKEGLKFRAVFTIAQIQARYQELGL